In the genome of Bacillus sp. S3, one region contains:
- a CDS encoding M24 family metallopeptidase gives MVTTLNSNKLLYQNRVKELQGKLKFHNVAAALIMNPRDLFYYAGTAQPTNLWISDEGNPILFTRRAHEMTKKATWIDQTFEANSFKDMISMLGELNSMPPIGSKLGVQTDVLPTNIGLSLQKNLNGYEFINISKIIMQQRLIKDSFEVESIRNSIDLWKQGHKAILSTLKTGITEYELAASMEYAARKNGGDGVVWFRRWDGCLPGGGIVTSGPNAWEVSGHAMTVTGVGMSESLPWGASKRKIENGDLVVVDYGICKEGYHADMARTYCLGKPSDKQMDLWNRLVELHLSVIDKIRPDVTGEELYLFAEQLAKEQGLLENFMGTGNSRGSYIGHSIGLEIDEDPVLGLGFTQPLPEGAVITIEPKFMIPGLGSVMIEDDILITKSGYEILSTLNRELFYVD, from the coding sequence ATGGTGACAACTTTGAATTCAAATAAGCTTCTCTATCAAAATCGAGTGAAAGAACTTCAAGGGAAATTAAAATTTCATAATGTGGCTGCTGCCCTTATTATGAATCCGAGAGATCTTTTTTATTATGCAGGAACTGCACAGCCCACAAATCTATGGATTTCAGATGAAGGAAATCCGATTCTTTTTACAAGAAGAGCACATGAAATGACCAAAAAGGCCACATGGATTGACCAAACATTTGAAGCAAATAGTTTTAAAGATATGATTTCCATGTTGGGTGAGTTAAATAGTATGCCTCCAATAGGTAGTAAGCTAGGAGTGCAAACCGATGTATTGCCAACGAATATCGGTTTAAGTTTGCAAAAGAATTTAAACGGATATGAATTTATCAATATATCGAAGATCATAATGCAGCAAAGGCTTATCAAGGATTCCTTTGAGGTTGAGAGCATTAGAAACTCTATTGATTTATGGAAGCAAGGCCACAAGGCAATCTTATCAACATTAAAAACAGGTATTACCGAATATGAGCTGGCAGCCAGTATGGAGTATGCGGCAAGGAAAAATGGCGGGGACGGAGTGGTTTGGTTTCGACGCTGGGATGGATGCTTGCCTGGCGGCGGCATCGTGACATCGGGTCCAAATGCCTGGGAAGTTTCTGGGCATGCGATGACAGTAACAGGGGTTGGCATGAGCGAAAGCTTACCATGGGGTGCCTCTAAACGGAAAATTGAAAATGGGGATCTTGTTGTAGTTGACTATGGCATTTGCAAGGAAGGTTATCATGCCGATATGGCTCGTACTTATTGTTTAGGGAAACCATCTGATAAACAAATGGATTTATGGAATAGGTTAGTGGAGCTGCATTTAAGTGTAATTGATAAAATAAGACCTGATGTAACGGGAGAAGAACTCTATTTATTTGCCGAACAATTAGCAAAAGAACAGGGCCTGCTTGAAAATTTTATGGGTACAGGAAATAGCCGGGGCAGCTATATTGGTCATTCCATTGGCTTAGAAATTGATGAAGATCCCGTTTTAGGATTAGGTTTTACACAGCCATTACCAGAAGGTGCGGTGATAACGATCGAACCAAAATTTATGATACCAGGTCTAGGTTCGGTCATGATTGAAGATGACATATTAATTACCAAATCAGGTTATGAAATTTTGAGTACACTCAATCGAGAATTATTTTATGTTGATTAA
- a CDS encoding MFS transporter, with protein sequence MTRPLSGNTEVKVPGPKINRKIKARWIVMFFIFLSTVLAYTDRSNISIVAVTMMEQFGWNEQQFGLLASAFFVGYILLGIPAGWMSDKWGGVKFLAIGVALWSVFTILTPLAWSFASILVIRFLLGVGEAVNFPSHTSVVSKWSPIHSRGRWQGLNMSGMAIGVMITAPITTWLTTKFNWHASFYFFGALGIIWAIIWMKIATDNPKDHPFITPEELEEMKEDSPAKETKDVKIPWSKLFRVKEVWGITLIYFFQNYNWYLYLTWLPAYFMKERGFTMLKVGIYGALPWLGAFIAMNVAGLLSDRLSKKYSLTQSRRIPMYISFLGTAIFMALGAYTPNEWAALAYITLSVTCLGINFTMFWTLPIDIGPKTAGTLSGIMNTSGTVAGIIAPALTGFLIVSLGSWQYVLFLGAALALIGAILTRFMVSANQVLD encoded by the coding sequence ATGACAAGACCACTGTCAGGAAATACAGAGGTTAAAGTTCCTGGTCCGAAAATAAATAGGAAGATCAAGGCACGTTGGATTGTCATGTTTTTTATCTTTTTAAGCACAGTCCTTGCCTATACTGATCGCTCTAATATTTCAATTGTTGCCGTCACGATGATGGAGCAATTTGGCTGGAACGAACAACAATTTGGACTTCTTGCATCAGCCTTTTTTGTCGGCTATATTTTGCTGGGAATTCCGGCAGGGTGGATGTCGGACAAATGGGGCGGAGTCAAATTCCTTGCGATTGGGGTAGCACTTTGGTCAGTATTTACGATTCTTACACCTCTAGCCTGGAGTTTTGCATCCATCTTGGTTATTCGATTTTTACTCGGCGTGGGGGAAGCTGTCAATTTCCCATCCCATACCTCAGTCGTTTCCAAATGGTCGCCGATTCATTCAAGAGGACGCTGGCAGGGTCTCAATATGTCAGGGATGGCAATTGGAGTCATGATTACCGCACCGATTACTACATGGTTAACAACAAAATTTAATTGGCATGCATCCTTTTACTTTTTTGGTGCTTTAGGAATTATTTGGGCGATTATTTGGATGAAAATTGCCACCGATAATCCAAAAGACCATCCATTTATCACTCCTGAAGAATTAGAAGAGATGAAGGAAGACAGTCCGGCTAAAGAAACGAAGGATGTCAAAATACCATGGTCAAAACTATTTCGTGTAAAAGAAGTCTGGGGAATTACCTTGATCTATTTCTTTCAAAATTACAATTGGTACTTATATCTGACCTGGCTGCCGGCCTATTTCATGAAGGAAAGAGGCTTTACGATGCTGAAGGTGGGCATATATGGTGCGCTCCCATGGTTAGGCGCATTTATAGCGATGAACGTGGCCGGACTCTTATCTGATCGTTTGTCAAAAAAATATTCTCTTACACAATCAAGAAGAATCCCTATGTATATCTCCTTCTTAGGAACAGCTATTTTTATGGCATTAGGTGCCTATACACCGAATGAATGGGCTGCACTTGCGTATATTACTCTATCAGTAACATGCTTAGGGATTAACTTTACGATGTTTTGGACCTTGCCAATCGATATTGGCCCGAAAACAGCAGGAACTTTATCCGGTATCATGAATACTTCCGGAACAGTCGCAGGCATCATTGCCCCTGCATTAACAGGATTTTTAATTGTTTCTTTAGGATCCTGGCAATATGTTTTATTTTTAGGTGCGGCACTTGCCTTAATTGGTGCCATCTTAACACGTTTCATGGTCTCCGCAAACCAAGTGTTAGATTAA
- a CDS encoding sigma-70 family RNA polymerase sigma factor, whose protein sequence is MFLLNKNMLSYAKEDKNFLNEFIQSDEANKFVKYVIKDYTKSPAKFMAVNKVEWEDLLQSAYIGLFNAIRKMDLSLTPNEWVSYTYLSIQGELRNYSRSNNSNMIVIPQRIRELYPKYKSFHSDYWISHQTDPSISETMKHFDISKDDAFALVYGMQELIYQEYKKNRSNWENEPFLQLRTKAQSVEDQAINNILVNMYMDYLNEKQRKVIYLHYFRGYSKTEISKMIGCSQAMVHKHLMNAFHHIRKCCS, encoded by the coding sequence ATGTTTTTGCTAAATAAAAATATGTTGTCCTATGCAAAAGAAGATAAAAATTTCTTAAATGAATTCATACAGTCTGATGAAGCGAACAAGTTTGTAAAGTATGTCATAAAGGATTATACAAAGTCCCCAGCGAAATTTATGGCTGTTAATAAAGTGGAATGGGAAGATTTGCTGCAATCCGCCTATATTGGTCTTTTTAATGCAATCCGAAAGATGGATTTATCGCTTACTCCGAATGAATGGGTAAGCTATACCTACTTGTCTATTCAGGGGGAATTAAGAAATTATTCACGATCGAATAATTCAAACATGATCGTGATTCCGCAGCGGATTCGTGAGCTGTATCCAAAATATAAAAGCTTTCATAGTGATTATTGGATCAGCCATCAAACTGACCCGTCCATTTCAGAAACGATGAAACACTTTGACATTAGCAAGGACGATGCCTTTGCCCTTGTTTATGGGATGCAGGAATTAATTTATCAAGAATACAAAAAAAATCGCAGCAACTGGGAAAATGAACCATTCTTACAGTTAAGAACAAAAGCTCAAAGTGTAGAGGATCAGGCAATTAATAATATTTTGGTGAACATGTACATGGATTACTTGAATGAAAAACAACGTAAAGTCATCTATCTTCATTATTTTAGAGGATACAGTAAGACGGAGATTTCCAAGATGATCGGCTGTTCTCAGGCTATGGTACACAAACATCTCATGAATGCATTCCATCACATAAGAAAATGTTGTTCGTAA
- a CDS encoding FadR/GntR family transcriptional regulator produces the protein MFTVINKKKKFEEVLDQIKKLLITKKLKIGQKLPNEIELSESMGISRSSLREAFKVLSVLGIIEGKSGEGTIIKQADPENLKNIMSLVAISKGLNTNELFEVRTILEMGAVKFTAERRNETDLQRIETILKEMDQLSYEDEEEQAKYDFLFHQSIVSASQNKMLQILVEVISDLLGEQIKTTRSELSRSPEILKRFQEEHWLIYKAIVKKDSGEAQRVISSHLTRAQADIIQKKIE, from the coding sequence ATGTTTACTGTTATTAATAAAAAGAAAAAGTTTGAAGAAGTGTTAGATCAAATTAAGAAACTGTTAATTACAAAAAAGCTGAAAATCGGTCAGAAGCTGCCTAACGAAATTGAGCTTTCTGAATCGATGGGAATCAGCCGTTCCTCACTCAGAGAAGCGTTTAAGGTTTTGAGTGTTTTAGGGATCATCGAGGGAAAATCGGGTGAAGGAACGATTATTAAGCAGGCTGACCCGGAAAACCTAAAAAATATCATGTCATTAGTTGCCATTTCAAAGGGGCTAAATACGAATGAATTGTTTGAAGTTCGTACCATTTTGGAAATGGGAGCGGTTAAATTTACTGCTGAAAGAAGAAATGAAACGGATCTACAAAGAATCGAAACCATTTTGAAAGAGATGGATCAATTAAGTTACGAGGACGAAGAAGAACAGGCTAAATATGACTTTCTGTTCCATCAATCCATTGTGTCTGCCTCGCAAAATAAAATGCTGCAAATTTTGGTTGAGGTGATTTCAGATTTGCTAGGTGAACAAATCAAAACAACTAGAAGTGAATTATCAAGGTCACCGGAGATATTGAAACGTTTCCAGGAAGAGCATTGGTTAATCTACAAGGCAATTGTGAAAAAGGATTCTGGGGAAGCACAGCGAGTCATTTCTTCGCATTTAACTCGTGCACAAGCTGATATTATTCAAAAAAAGATTGAATAG
- the meaB gene encoding methylmalonyl Co-A mutase-associated GTPase MeaB encodes MPKWLEKKDNLTLGKILKEVENQTGQSTEILKSCYSIESKAHIVGITGPPGAGKSTLVSKLCKQYAAQGLKIAVVCVDPTSPFTNGALLGDRIRMQELAKLPNVFIKSLATRGNLGGLAASTADIVQVFGAFDMDLILIETVGVGQIEFDVLEVSDTVILVNVPGLGDSLQTLKAGIMEIADMFVINQADRPGADESVKDLKLMVRESARKDWDLPILKTVATREEGINELVEQIYHHQSFLLRSGSWKEKRQTRNLTRLNQMVLHLLTTKVDELTQTDEFIKSQIQNVRRGNIDPFTVSHKIVNQLISK; translated from the coding sequence ATGCCAAAATGGCTAGAGAAGAAAGACAATCTCACATTAGGGAAAATACTGAAGGAAGTAGAAAATCAAACTGGGCAAAGCACAGAAATACTTAAATCCTGCTACTCCATTGAAAGTAAGGCCCATATTGTTGGGATTACTGGTCCCCCTGGTGCTGGGAAAAGTACATTAGTCAGTAAACTTTGTAAACAATATGCTGCGCAAGGCTTAAAGATTGCTGTGGTTTGCGTGGATCCAACCAGTCCATTTACAAATGGAGCCCTGTTAGGAGATCGAATAAGAATGCAAGAACTTGCCAAACTTCCGAATGTATTTATTAAAAGCCTTGCAACAAGAGGAAATCTTGGTGGGTTAGCTGCTTCAACGGCTGATATTGTCCAGGTCTTTGGTGCATTTGATATGGACCTCATATTAATTGAAACAGTAGGAGTAGGGCAGATAGAGTTTGATGTTTTGGAAGTCTCTGACACTGTCATCCTCGTAAATGTTCCGGGTTTGGGGGATTCCTTACAGACATTAAAAGCCGGGATTATGGAGATTGCTGATATGTTTGTCATCAACCAAGCGGATCGGCCAGGGGCTGATGAAAGTGTGAAAGATTTAAAATTAATGGTAAGGGAATCTGCCAGAAAGGATTGGGATTTACCGATCCTTAAAACGGTAGCAACGAGAGAAGAAGGGATAAATGAATTAGTAGAGCAAATTTATCATCACCAATCCTTCTTGCTGCGTTCAGGCTCATGGAAAGAGAAGCGGCAAACAAGAAATCTAACAAGATTAAATCAAATGGTTTTACATTTGCTAACGACAAAAGTTGATGAACTGACTCAAACAGATGAATTCATCAAGAGCCAGATTCAGAATGTAAGAAGGGGAAATATTGATCCTTTCACGGTTTCACATAAGATTGTCAATCAATTAATCTCAAAATAA
- a CDS encoding methylmalonyl-CoA mutase — MANNTTDINQKKLFDQEVIQEIEAQKERWQENTVKGKDGEGNYYSDSGIPINLLYTPEDIKDIDYLKDIGFSGEAPYVRGVYPNMYRGRLFTVRQIAGFGTPEDTNERFKFLLKNGATGTSVVLDLPTIRGYDSDDPEAEGHVGAAGVAIDSIEDIEALYEGIPIDEISSNIVTHLPSTTVVLMAMFAAMAEKKGIPLEKLSGTNQNDFLMETAIGSSLEVLPPKASFRLQCDAIEYASKNLPRWNPVSYNGYNLREAGTTAVQEVACAIANAIATSEELIRRGNKIDDFAKRLSFFWNLFNDFFEEIAKCRASRLVWHEVMKDRFNAQHPKSHLMRFHVQTAGITLTKVEPLNNIARSAIQGLAAVLGGAQSLHVDSYDEAYSAPTEESALISIRTQQIIQAETNVVNTVDPLAGSYFVEKLTQEMAQRIRDYIAEIESRGGLVSVVETGWLHREISNFAYEMQKDIESGKHKIVGLNYFPTEQSKTKVEVFRYPESAEKRQKEKLEKLRQKRDQEKVEHALNVLRQKCHEDVNLMPYIKAAVIEYATLGEIEEVFREEFGLWQFPLA, encoded by the coding sequence ATGGCAAACAATACGACGGATATAAACCAAAAAAAACTTTTTGATCAAGAGGTCATTCAGGAAATTGAAGCTCAAAAAGAGCGCTGGCAAGAGAATACGGTAAAAGGAAAAGATGGGGAAGGGAACTATTATTCTGATTCTGGGATTCCTATTAATCTACTCTATACTCCCGAGGATATTAAAGATATCGATTACCTGAAGGATATTGGTTTTTCAGGAGAGGCACCATATGTTCGCGGTGTCTATCCAAATATGTACCGTGGAAGGCTGTTTACGGTAAGGCAAATTGCCGGCTTTGGAACACCCGAGGATACGAATGAACGCTTTAAATTCTTATTAAAAAATGGTGCTACAGGAACGAGTGTTGTGTTGGATCTTCCAACCATCCGCGGCTATGATTCAGATGATCCGGAAGCTGAGGGCCATGTTGGTGCTGCTGGGGTTGCGATAGACTCCATTGAGGATATTGAAGCGTTGTATGAGGGAATTCCTATTGATGAAATTTCGAGCAATATCGTCACCCATCTCCCAAGCACAACAGTCGTATTAATGGCAATGTTTGCGGCAATGGCGGAAAAGAAGGGAATCCCCTTAGAGAAACTTTCCGGAACCAATCAAAATGACTTCTTAATGGAAACAGCCATCGGGAGTTCGCTCGAAGTTCTGCCGCCGAAAGCTTCCTTCCGATTACAATGTGATGCCATCGAATATGCAAGTAAAAACCTGCCGAGATGGAATCCGGTCAGCTACAATGGCTACAATTTACGAGAGGCCGGAACAACTGCGGTTCAAGAAGTTGCCTGTGCCATAGCCAATGCCATTGCGACTTCGGAAGAGTTAATCAGAAGAGGAAATAAGATTGATGATTTTGCCAAACGGTTATCATTTTTCTGGAATCTATTTAATGATTTCTTTGAGGAAATTGCTAAATGCCGTGCTTCCAGGCTTGTATGGCATGAAGTGATGAAGGATCGATTTAATGCGCAGCACCCGAAATCCCATCTAATGCGATTCCATGTTCAGACAGCAGGAATTACCTTGACAAAGGTTGAACCGCTCAATAATATTGCCCGGTCTGCGATTCAAGGACTTGCTGCTGTATTAGGCGGTGCCCAGTCCTTACATGTTGACTCCTATGATGAGGCATATTCCGCTCCTACAGAGGAATCTGCCCTTATTTCAATAAGAACGCAACAGATTATCCAAGCAGAAACGAATGTGGTCAATACCGTAGATCCGCTGGCTGGTTCTTATTTTGTAGAAAAATTAACACAAGAAATGGCCCAGCGTATTCGCGATTATATTGCTGAGATCGAATCAAGGGGAGGCTTGGTTTCAGTTGTGGAAACAGGCTGGCTGCACCGTGAAATCTCTAATTTTGCCTATGAAATGCAGAAGGATATCGAGAGTGGCAAGCATAAAATAGTCGGGTTGAATTACTTCCCTACAGAACAAAGCAAAACAAAAGTAGAAGTGTTTAGGTACCCTGAATCAGCCGAGAAACGCCAAAAAGAAAAATTAGAAAAACTCCGTCAAAAAAGAGATCAAGAAAAAGTCGAGCATGCATTGAATGTACTGCGACAAAAATGCCATGAGGATGTAAATCTCATGCCATATATTAAGGCAGCTGTGATCGAATATGCTACTTTAGGGGAAATCGAAGAGGTGTTTCGCGAGGAATTTGGATTATGGCAGTTCCCATTAGCTTAA